Below is a window of Streptomyces sp. NBC_00223 DNA.
CTCGCCTTCCTGCCCGCGGGCTCGCTGGTGGCCATCCTGTCGACCCGGATGGGGCCGATCGTGGACCGCTTCGGCACACCGCGGGTGATCGCGGCCGGCTTCACCTCCCTGGTGATCGGCTACGCGCTCTTCCTGCGGATCAGCCTCCACCCGGGCTACGCGACCGACATCCTGCCCTCGATGCTGCTGCTCGGCGCGGCCTTCGCGCTGGCCTTCCCGTCCCTGAACATCCAGGCCACCAACGGCGTCAAGGACGAGGAGCAGGGCATGGTCTCCGGCCTGCTCAACACCTCCTTCCAGGTCGGCGGCGCGATCTTCCTCGCCGTCGTCACCGCGGTGGTCACCGCGGGACTGGGCGACCGGGCGGCCACCAAGCAGGCCGTGCTCGACAGCTACCGTCCCGGCCTGTGGGTCGTGGCCGGCATCGGCGCCGCGGGGCTGCTGATCACCCTGTCCGGGCTGCGCCGCCGCCGTCCCTCGTACGGGATTCTGGTGGCCTCCTCCGAGGACGCGGCGCCGCGGACCGGTGCGGCCGACGAGCGCGCCGAGCAGGTCGCGGTACGCGACTGAGCCCCCTGGCCTGCCGTTCCGGCTCCGGTCCCCCGGGGCCCGGGCGGCGGTGGACCGGTCCCGCGCGACGAGGGAGCGCGCGGGGCCGGTCCACGTCCGTGTGCGGGGGGGCGGTTCGTCGGCGCGACGGGCTGGGCCGTCGGGTTCGCGTACCTCTCCGGAGGGCGGTCCGAATATCCGTGCGTGCGGGGCAACGCTCAACGTCCGCGGGCCGGTTCGCGTCTTCGTCCGCGAAGGGCGCGCGGGCGACCGGCCGGTGCGGGCCCCGGGGGGAGGAACGGGCATGCGCAGAGGCCGTACGCGATCCGAACGCGACGCCGCCACCGTGGAGACGGTCTACGCGACGGTGACCGGCGCCCTGCTGGCGGCCGGGGGCTTCGTGGCGGTGATCAGCCCGGTGCTGGCCGGGGCCGTGCACGGACCGGCCGCCAAGGGGTGCTTCACGGCGGCGGTCATCGTGGCGGCGGCGCTCTTCTGCGGCCGGGTGGCGCTGACGCTGCGCCGCTTCGAGCGGCGGAACCGGCTGGGGGACCTCGCCGACCGACCGCGGGATCAGCCCAGCCAGCCGGGCCGTACCAACCCTGACTCATAGGCCAGTACGACCAGTTGGGCCCGGTCGCGGGCGCCGAGCTTCACCATGGCGCGGCTGACGTGCGTCTTGGCGGTGAGCGGGCTGACGACGAGCCGGCGGGCGATCTCCTCGTTCGACAGGCCGATGCCGACCAGGGCCATGACCTCGCGTTCGCGTTCGGTGAGCCGTTCCAGATCCGCGGCGGCGGCCGGTTCCTTGGAGCGGGCGGCGAACTCGGCGATGAGGCGGCGGGTCACGCCGGGCGACAGCAGCGCGTCGCCGTCCACCACCGCCCGTACCGCGCGCAGCAGTTCCTCCGGCTCGGTGTCCTTGACCAGAAAGCCGGAGGCGCCGGCCCGGATCGCCTCGAAGACGTACTCGTCCAGCTCGAAGGTGGTGAGGATGACCACCTTGACCTGGGCCAGGGCCGGTTCTCCTGTAATCCGCCGAGTGGCGGCGAGGCCGTCCATGAGCGGCATCCTGATGTCCATCAGCACGGCGTCGGGGGTCAGTTCGCGTACCAGGCGCAGCGCCTGCTCGCCGTCCGACGCCTCGCCGACCACCTCGATGTCGCCCTGGGCGTCGAGCAGCGCGCGGAAACCGGCTCTGACCAGCATCTGGTCGTCGGCCAGCAGGACGCGGATCATGGGCGCTCCTCGGCGGGGGTCGCGCGGTCGGTTCCTTCTGTTCCTTCTCCGGTGCCGCGGTCGCCTTCGCCGGTGTGCCCTCCGGCCGCTCCCCCGGCGGTGCCTGCGGCGCCGTGCCCGTCGGCGTCCGGGCGACCGGGCCGGCCGTGGGGCAGCCGGGCCCGTACGCGGAAGCCGCCGTCGGGGCGCGGGCCGGTCCGGACGGTGCCGCCGAGGGCCGCGGCCCGCTCGCGCATGCCGACCAGGCCGTTGCCGCCGCCGCTCTCGCCGCCGGCGACGGCCGGTCCGTCGTCGTCCACCCGGACCTCGATGCCGCCGGGCTCATGGGCCAGCCGCACCCGGGCGGTCCGGGAGCCGGAGTGCCGTACGACATTCGTCAGGGCCTCCTGGACGATACGGAAGGCGGCCAGGTCGGTGCCGACCGGCAGCGGCACGGGCTCGCCCGTCACGGTGACGTCGACGCTCAGCCCGGCGGCGGCCGCCTGCCCGACCAGTTCGGGCAGCCGGTCCAGGCCCGGCGCGGGCGAGCGCGGCGCCTCGCCGGGGGCGCGCAGGGTGCTGAGCACGTGTCTGACATCGCCGAGCGCCTCCTTGCTGGCCGCCTTGATGGTGGTCAGCGCGGTGCGCGCCTGTTCGGGGCGCTCGTCGATCAGGGCGAGCGCGACACCCGCCTGGACATTGATCAGCGAGATGCTGTGGGCGAGCACGTCGTGCAGTTCGCGGGCGATCCGCATCCGTTCCTCGTCGGCCTGGCGGCGCTCGGCCTCGGCGCGCTCCCGCCGGTCGCGGGCGATCTGCTCGCGCCGGACCCGGTAGAGCTCGGCCGCCGCGAGCACGGCGAGCAGCCAGGCCGCGGCGCCGGACAGCTCCGCCCAGGACAGGCGGCCGTCGCCGGAGGGCGGCAGCCAGCGGTAGAGCCACTCGCCGACCAGCGCGTACCCGGCGAATACCAGGCCCGCGGTGACGGACACGGCTCTTCGGTGGCCCGCGGCGACCGCGCTGAAGAAGGCGACGACCAGGCTGGCGAAGATCGGCCCGTACGGGTAGCCGAGGGCGATGTAGACCAGCGTCACCACGGCGGTCCCCGCGGCCACGGCCACCGGCACACGGCGGCGGAACAGCAGCAGGGCGGGACCGGCCAGCAGCAGCGCGTACCCCAGGGCGTCCAGGGCGAGCCGGTGGGTCTGATGGCGTCCGGCCACACCGGAGCCGACGACCTGGAGGACCGCGATCCCGACGACGGGGACCAACAGGGGGCGTACGCCGGGCCGTCCGCGGCGCGGCTCTCCCTGCGGCTCCTCGTAGGTCATGCGCCCCACGCTAGACGGCGTCCGCCCGGTCGGCGTCCCCCGGCCGGGGGCCCCTCGGCTACTTCGCCGGGAGTACGGGGAGCGCTCCGCCGTCGGGCGCGGGTATGCGGTCGGGCGGCGCGAGGCCGATCTGGACGGCCAGCGCGGCGGCGGCCTGGTCGAAGAACTCGGCGCGTGCCTCGACGACGTGGTTGAACTGGCCGAAGACCTCGAAGCTGACGATGCCGAAGACCTGGGCCCAGGCGGCGACGAGCGCGGCGATGGCGGCTATCGGCAGGTCGGGGGCGAGCTCGGCGGCGAGGCGGCCGGCGTCGGCGCGGACCGGGCGGGACAGCGGGCGGCCCTGGGGAGGTCCGAGCAGCCCGGCCCGCTGGGCATCCCTGGCCACGGCGACCAGGGCGAGGCCGACCCGGGAGGCGGGGCCGACGGTGTCCTGCGGCGCGGAGTAGCCGGGGACGGGCGATCCGTAGATCAGCGCGTACTCGTGCGGGTGGGCGACCGCCCAGTCCCGGGCCGCGCGGCACACGGCCGTCCAGCGGTCGACGGGGGCGGCGTCCTCATGCGCGGCGAGGGCCTGCTCCGCCGCGCTGCCGATCGCGTCGTACGCGTCGATGATGAGAGCGGTGAGCAGGTCGTCGCGGCTGGGGAAGTAGCGGTAGAGCGCGGAGGAGACCATGCCCAGCTCGCGGGCGACGGCACGCAGGGACAGCTTGGCGGCCCCCTCGGCGGCGAGCTGGCGCCGCGCCTCTTCCTTGATGGCGGCCGTGACCTCGATCCTGGCCCGTTCCCTGGCACCTCGGATGACACTCATTGGCTCATTGTGCCACAGAAAAGAGCATCGGACAAAAAAGAGATCAGTGCTCTTGCAATCCCGCTCCAGCAGGGGCACACTGTTCTCAAGCGAGAGCACCGCTCACACATCAACTCAGTTGAACCGGAGACCCGTCATGTCGGAGCAGACCCAGACCACACACGTTCTCAAGCCCGGCTGGTTCACCGTCAACGTCGCCAACCGCAGCGTCGGCTGGCTGACCCGCCACGGCATCAGTGTCCGCGGCTCGCGAGTGCTGGCCGTCCGCGGCCGCAAGAGCGGCCAGTGGCGGACCACCCCGGTCAATCCGCTGGCCCTCGACGGCGAGCGCTATCTGGTGGCGCCCCGCGGCCATGTCCAGTGGACGCACAACATGAGGGCGGCGGGCGGCGGGCGGCTGCTCCTCGGCAAGCACGTGGAGGAGTTCACCGTCACCGAGGTCGCCGACGACGACAAGCCCGCGATCCTGCGCGCCTATCTGACCCACTGGAAGATGGAGGTCGGCGCCTTCTTCGACGGGGTGGGCCCGGATTCCACCCAGGAGGAGCTGCGCGCGATAGCGCCCAAGCACCCGGTGTTCCGGATCCACCCCGCCGAAGGCGAGTGACGGCCGGTGGCCGCCGTGCCGCGCTACGGCCTGCCCAGGGTCTCCAGCGCGCGCCGGGCCATCGGGTGGGTGCGGACGAGTTCGGCGAGCGAGCTCTTGCCCCGGGTGATGCCGGCGAAGGCCCGCCAGGCGGGCGGGAAGCTGGTGAGCACCGCGTGCAGCATCGCGGGACGCCGCTCGAAGAGCGCCAGCATGCTGCGGCCGACCCCCATCTCGACGCCGAGCCCGGCCTTCACCGCGAAGGCGTAGTTGAGGGCCTGGCGGCGGGCGTCCACGGCATCGTGCGACTCGGCGATGCGCACCGCCCACTCCCCCGCGAGCCGTCCGGAGCGCAGGGCGTAGGAGATGCCCTCGCGGGTCCAGGGTTCGAGCAGTCCGGCCGCGTCGCCGCAGACCAGGACCCGGCCGCGGGACAGCGGCGAGTCGTCGGCGCGGCAGCGGGTGAGATGACCGGAGGAGACGCTGGGCTCGAAACCGGCCAGACCGAGGCGGGCGATGAAGTCGTCCAGGTAGCGCTTGGTGGCGCCGCCGTCGCCGCGGGCGGAGATGACGCCCACGGTGAGGGAGTCGCCCTTGGGGAAGACCCAGCCGTAACTGCCGGGCAGCGGGCCCCAGTCGATGTGCACCCGGCCGGCCCAGTCCTCGGCCACGGAGGCGGGCACCGGGATCTCGGCCTCCAGACCGAGGTCGACCTGGTCGAGCTTGACCCCGACATGCGCTCCTATCCGGCTGGCGCTGCCGTCGGCGCCGACCACCGACCGGGCGTAGACGATCTCCTCGTCCCGCTGGCCCGAGGCGCCGCTGTCACTCACTATCACCGCCACCGTACGGCGGTCGGGGACACCGGGGCCGTGCTGCTCCACCCGGGAGACGGTCACCCCGGTGCGGATCTCGGCTCCGGCCGCGCGGGCCGCGTCGACCAGTCCGGCGTCGAACTCGGGCCGGTTGATGAGGCCGAAGAGCATCTGCCGGGAGCGCTTGGTGCGCGTCAGCTTGCCGTTGAGGCTGAAGGTGACCGCGTGCACCCGGTCGCGCAACGGCAGTTCGAACCCTGGGGGCAGCGCGTCACGGGACGGCCCGATGATGCCACCGCCGCAGGTCTTGTACCGGGGAAGATCCGCCTTCTCCAGCAGCAGCACCTTGCGTCCTGTGACGGCCGCCGCGTGGGCGGCCGAGGCGCCCGCGGGGCCCGCGCCGATCACCACGACGTCCCAGACCGCGAGGTCCTCGTCGTCCCCCGCACCGCTGCCCTGCGCCGCCTGCTCACCGCTCACGTCTGTTTCCGTTCCTGCTCGGCCCGTTCGGCTGTCTCCGCTGTTCAGCCGCATCCTATTGCGCCTGTCGCCAACAACTCGCTGTGGCACCATCGGCAGCGAGCCGTTGGCTGCACCAACGACCGCTGCCGGCGTTCGATTCCTTCTTCTCCTTACAAGGAGCCCGCATGTCCCTCGTTCCACTCTCCGAGACCGTGTCCGCGCTGATCCCCCGCGCCCGCGCCGAGCTGGCCGAACTCGTGTCGTTCGCCTCGGTGGCCGACGAGCGGCAGTTCCCGAGGAGCGAGTGCGAGAAGGCGGCCGACTGGGTGGCCGCGGCACTGCGCCAGGACGGCTTCCAGGACGTGGCTCTGCTCGACACGCCCGACGGCACCCAGTCGGTCTACGGCTTCCTGCCCGGACCGGCGACCGCGCCGACCGTGCTGCTGTACGCGCACTACGACGTGCAGCCGCCGCTGGACGAGTCGGCGTGGCTGTCACCGCCGTTCGAGCTGACCGAGCGGGACGGCCGCTGGTACGGGCGCGGCGCGGCGGACTGCAAGGGCGGGCTGCTGATGCACCTCACCGCGCTGCGGGCGCTGGCGGAGCAGGGCGGGGTGCCGGTGAACATCAAGGTGATCGTGGAGGGTTCCGAGGAGCAGGGCACGGGCGGGCTGGAGCGGTACGCCGAGCTGCACCCCGAGCTGCTGGCCGCCGACGCCGTCGTGATCGGTGACGCGGGCAACTTCCGGCTGGGCCTGCCCACGGTCACCTCGTCGCTGCGCGGCATGGTGCTGATGGAGGTGCGGGTGGCGACGCTGGAGGGCAATCTGCACTCCGGGCAGTTCGGCGGTGCCGCCCCCGACGCGCTGGCCGCGCTGATCCGCATGCTCTCCTCGCTGCGGGACGAGAGCGGCGCCACGACGATCGACGGCCTCGACAACACCGGTGAGTGGACCGGGCTCGGCTACGAGGAGGACGACTTCCGGCGGGACGCCAGAGTTCTCGACGGGGTGGAGCTGGTCGGCACCGGCAGCATCTCGGACCGGCTGTGGGCCCGCCCGGCGGTGACCGTTCTCGGCATCGACGCGCCCGCGGTGGTCGGCGCCACCCCGTCCGTACAGGCGGCGGCCGGCGCCCTGGTGAGCGTCCGGGTGCCGCCGGGCTTCGACGCAGGTAAGAGCGCCGAGGCGCTGACGGCCCATCTGCGGGCGGCGGCGCCCTGGGGTGCCAAGGTCGAGGTGACGCAGCGGGGCAGCGGGCAGCCGTTCGCCGCGGACACCGAGAGCCCGGCGTACACGGCCATGGCGGCGGCGATGCGCGAGGCGTACGGCGAGGACATGGCGGTGGCGGGCCAGGGCGGTTCGATCCCGCTGTGCAACACGCTGGCCACCCTCTACCCGTTGGCGGAGATCCTGCTGATCGGCCTGAGCGAGCCGGACGCGCAGATCCACGCGGTCAACGAAAGCGTCTCGCCGCAGGAGTTGGAGCGCCTGTCGCTGACGGAGGCGCTCTTCCTGCGGCGTTACGCGGCCTCCCACCCCGCGTCCGCCGGGGCCTGACGGGCCGGGCCGCTCCCGCCGCCTCGCGCCGCCTCGCGCCGGGTGCCGGGCACGCGGCACCCGGGAGCCCCGGGGGGACGGCGGACGGGGGCCGCTCACTCCGCCGGGTGACCGGCTTCGAGGTTGAGGGGGCGGCCCTGTTCGCGGGCGCGCAGGGCCCAGCGCAGCCGGTCCAGCCGGACCGGCGGCAGCAGATCGGCGGCCTCGTCCTCCGTGACGAACCGCCATGCGCGCAGTTCGGCGTCGGGCAGCAGCAGCCGGCTCCGGTCGGCGGACGGCATCCGGCCGCCGTCGAAGAGCAGCCGCAGTCCGCCGTGGCCGGGCGGCTGCGGGGGTTCCCAGTCCACGACGAGGAGTTCGAGCCCGCCGGTGAGTTCGATGCCGAGTTCTTCTGCGACTTCGCGGTGGCCGGCCCGGGCGGGTGACTCACCGCGTTCCACCACCCCGCCGGGGAACTCCCAGCCGGGCTTGTACGTGGGGTCGACCAGCAGCACCCGGTCGTCGTCGTCGAAGAGCAGCACCCCGGCGGCCACGGTCTCGCCGCGCGGCTCCGGGGTCTGTACGATGCCGCAGGCCCCCTCCCCGGCGCCGACCGCCTCGGCGATCCGCAGCGCGGTCTCCCGGGGTGTCAGCCCGGCGGTACACAGGGAGTACGCGTCCTGCGCGAGCCAGGACAGCGCGGCCCGGTAGTCGGCGATACGGTCGAGCGCCCAGCGGCGGGCGATCTCATTGACCTCGGCGTTGTCCGGATTGTCGGCCCGGGCGGTGATCCATGCGCGCAGGATCGTTTCTCCTGGATCGAGCAGCACATGACGGACGTCGATGCCCCGGGAGGCGAGTCCGCCGAAGATCTCGTCGCGGTGCTCCTGGTGCAGCAGGGTCATCGGGGCGACGAGCACGCCGCCCAGTTCGTCGAGCAGCGCCGCGGCGGTCTCGACCACCATACGGCGCCAGATGGCAAGGTCCTGGTAGTCGGTCACTTCCTGGAGTCGCTTCTCGGGCAGCAGTTGGCGCAGACATCCGCCGACCGCCTCGGGGTCGTAGAGAGTGCTGTCCGGTATCAGGTCCAGCAATTCACGTGCCGCGCTGGTCTTTCCCGCGCCGAACGCCCCGTTCACCCAGATGATCACGGTGCCCCCTTCTCCGTTGACCCCTACGAATTGCCCGTTTCCTCGGCCCCGGCAAACGCGCCAAGCCGGGCGGCGGCGCGTACTGGCAGTAACGGGGGGCGCGGGAAGGCGCAAGGAGGGCGCAGACCGGGGCGCCCCCGAGCGGCCGGTCCGGATACGGGACAGCCGGGCGCCGGGCCGTGCGACGGCGGGCCCGCGGCGCGAAGGACACGCCGGGCCAGGGGGCGTTCGGAGAGTTGACGAGGACGACGCAGCGTCACATACGGACGTAGCGCTCGATGTCCTCGTGGAACTCGGTGAGCGCCTGCTCGGTGAGGGTGGGGCGGGTGTCGGCGATGGCGGTGAGGTAGTCGTCGGTACCGGCCGGCGCGTCCTGGCGGTCGACGACTTCGCGTTCGAAGGCGGCGTGGGCGCCCTTGCGGGCGGCGAACTCGATATCGGCCGGTGTGAACATCTCACTGGCCGCCACGAGCCGCTGGAGCTCCACCCCGTCGGCCACGGGCCCGAGGTAACGCTGCCAGATCGCCGCCCGGGCGGCCGGGTCGGGGGGACCGACCGGAATCACGTAGTCGAATCGCCCGGGGCGCAGGAAGGCCGGGTCGAGGGAGCGGACGGAGTTGGTCGCGCAGATCAGCAGCCGGTCGTCGTGGTCGCGGAACCCGGGAATCAGCTTGAGCAGTTCATTGGTGACCCCGTGTCCGGGGTCGGCGGCGAGCCCTGACCGGACGCCGGCGATCTCCTCGACCTCGTCGATGAAGAGCAGCACGGTCTCCAGTTCGGCCAGGTCGGTGAACGTGTCCCGCAGCGAGGTGGCCAGCCCGGCGGCGTCCCCGGCCGCGAGCCGGGAGGGGAAGAGTTCCACGAACGGCCAGTCGAGCCGGGAGGCGACTGCCTTGGCGAAACTGGTCTTGCCGGTGCCGGGCGGCCCGAAGAGGATCACCGATTTCGGCGGCGTCACCCCGTACCGGTCGGCGAGCGTCGGCTCGGCCAGCGGCAGTACGATCCGGCGCTCGATGGCCTCCTTCTCCCGCACCATGCCCGCGAGGTCGCCCCACAGGCCCTGCGGGAGCACCCGTCCGCCGAGTTCCGCGAGCAGACCCGCGTCGCTCGCGCCGAGGTGCTCGACCTTCTCGTAGTAGGTCAGTCCGTCGCGGGGCCGGTAGCCGGAGTTCTCCAGGGCGGCGGTGCCGGTGGCGTCCGGGACGAGCAGCGCGCCGATCCGGCGTACGCCGTGCACCCGCAGACGCCGCTCCAGCTCGGCGATCAGGGCGCTGCCGATACCGCGGTTGCGCCACATCGAGGCCAGGGCCAACAGGGTGATCCACCCCCGTTCGCCCTCGGCCCGGGCCACGGCCATGCCCACCATCTCCTCGCCCACCACCGCGACCACGGCGGGCCCGCCGTTCCTGGCCACGGCCATGACCTCGGAGATCGGGAACACGGGGGGCGGGTCGTCCGTCTGCTGGCCTTGGTCCCAGATCTGGATCGCGCGGTCCAGGTCGTCGTCACGGAAGTCCCGCAGCCGCCACGTCGGCATCGCCCACCGCCTCACCATTCCGGCCCCCCACCCATTCTCCCCACCCCCACCAGCCCATGCAGCCCCACAGCTCCCGGACAGCGAGCCACCTCCCGCCATCCAGGCGCGTACGGACGGCGGGCGTACGACCGCGCGCGGGCGGCGGGCGGATAGGGGGGGCGGGCGTGCAGCCGCGACGGCCCGACATCCTCCCCGCACACCGGGCGGGCAGCGGGCATGCGGGCTGGGGTGCGGACGTGCGGCGGCAGGCGCGCAGAGGCGCGGCCTCCAGGCGTGCGTGCAAGCGTGCGGGCGTGCGGACGCCGACGGTGCTGTACCCCCACGGGAAGACCGTCAGCCGACAACGAACCGAAACGGGTGGTGCGGGCGGGAAACACCCCCACGACGAACGCGCCACCCGCCAACGGCGAACACGCCCCCACCACCCCCGGCGCAACGCCGCACGCACTCGCGCACCCGCACAAGCGCGCGCCCCGCGCTCAGGCGAGCCCACCACCCCCAACGGAGCCCGAGGCTACCGCGCTCGAAACCCCTCCACCCCCAACGCCAGCCCCGCGGCGGCCGCCGCCCCCACCAGCCCCGCGTCGGTCCCGAGCTTCGCCGGCACCACCTCCACCCCCGCCGCGAACGACAGCGTCGCGTACCGCGTCAGATGCTCCCGCAGAGGATCGAACAGCACCGGCCCCGCCCCCGCGACCCCGCCGCCGATCACGGCGACATGGATCTCGACCAGCGTCGCCGTCGCCGCGATCCCCGCGGCCAGCGCCTGCGCCGCCCGGTCGAAGGACGCCAGCGCGACGGGGTCGCCGCCCCGGGCCGACTCCGCGACCGCCGCGGCCGTGGCCTCGGCCCCGGCCGGCGGCCGCCAGCCCGCGTCGAGCGCGCGGCGGGCGATGTTCGGCCCGCTGGCGATCCGCTCCACGCAGCCGCGCGACCCGCACGGGCACAGGTCGCCGTCGAGGTCGACGCTGATGTGCCCGATGTGCCCGGCGTTCCCCGTCGGCCCGGGCAGCAGATCGCCGCCGAGGACGAGACCGCCGCCGACTCCGGTCGAGACCACCATGCACAGCGCGTTGTCGTAGCCGCGGGCCGCGCCCTGCCAGTGCTCGGCCGCGGTCATGGCGACGCCGTCGCCGGTGAGGACCACCGGCAGCCCGTCGGCCGCCCGTGACACCCGGGGCACCAGTGGGAAGTCGCGCCAGCCGGGCACGTTGACGGGGCTGACCGTGCCGTGCGCGGCGTCCACCGGGCCGGCGCTGCCGATGCCGACGGCCACCACGGCGGGCCACGACGAGGAGGCCCGCAGTTCGTCGAGTACGTCGGTCACCGCGCCGAGCACGGTCTCGCCGTCCGCGGCGGCGGGCGTCGGCCGCAGCGCCCGTACCGGCAACCGCCCCTCCGCGTCGACGAGGGCCCCGGCGATCTTCGTACCGCCGATGTCCAGTGCGGCCACGAGTGGGCCGTTGGCGCCGTGGGGGTGCATCGCTCGGGGGCTCCTCTTCGTCACATGACACCGGGGTTCCGCGGCGGCGGCCCCGGGGGTAGTCTCGCCTGACTCTGACAACGTTGTCCATCTCTTGCCGCAGGGAATACTACGACCGTGACACAAACGCCTGGCCGTACCCCCCGGCCGACCATGAAGGATGTCGCCGCGCGAGCGGGCGTGGGACTCAAGACCGTCTCCCGCGTGGTGAACGAGGAACCGGGTGTCACACCCGAGACCGTCGCTCGTGTGCAGTCCGCGATCGACGCGCTCGGCTTCCGCCGCAACGACAGCGCGCGCCTGCTGCGCACCCGGCGCACCGCCAGCGTCGGGCTGGTCCTCGAAGACCTCGCCGACCCCTTCTACGCGGCGCTCAGCCGCGCGGTCGAGGATGTGGCGCGGGCGCACGGCGCCCTGTTGTTCACCGGTTCGAGCGCCGAGGACCCGCGCCGCGAGCAGGAGCTGGTGCTGGCGTTCTGCGCCCGCCGGGTGGACGGTCTGGTGGTCGTCCCCGCCGGCGACGACCACCGCTATCTGAGCCCGGAGATCGAGGCGGGCGTGGCCACCGTCTTCGTCGACCGGCCGGCCGGCAAGCTGGACGCGGATGTCGTCCTGACCGACAACGCGGGCGGCACCCGTGACGGCGTGGCCCATCTGATCGCCCACGGCCACCGCAGGATCGGCTTCATCGGCGACCAGTCGGGCATCCACACCGCAGCCGAGCGCCTGCGCGGCTACCGCGAGGCGATGGCCGACGCCGGGCTGCCGACCAGGCCCGAGTGGTACGCGATGGGTCCCACCACCCCGGATCGGGTACGGGCCTCGCTGGCGGCCATGCTGTCCGGCCCGGAGCCGGTCACCGCCCTGTTCGCGGGCAACAACCGCGTCACCGTCACGGCGGTCCGCGTCCTGTCCGGCCACCCCCGGCCGGTCGCCCTGGTCGGCTTCGACGACTTCGAGCTGGCCGATCTGCTGAACCCCCCGGTCACCGTGGTCGCCCAGGACGCCCCCGGACTCGGCCGCAGTGCCGCCCAGCTTCTCTTCCGGCGCCTGGACGGCCTGACCCCGGACGAACCCAGCCGGGTCGAGCTCCCGGCCCGGCTGATCCCGCGCGGCTCCGGCGAGATCCCCCCGTCGTGACACCGCCCGGCGCCCGGCCCGGGGACGCGCCGGCCCCCGTACGCGCGGGGGCGTACGGGGGCCGGCGGGAGCGTGCGGCGGGTCAGCCCTTGCGGGCCTTGACCTCCTCGGTGAGCTGCGGGACGACCTGGAAGAGGTCGCCGACCACGCCGTAGTCGACCAGGTCGAAGATCGGGGCCTCGGCGTCCTTGTTGACGGCCACGATGGTCTTCGAGGTCTGCATGCCGGCCCGGTGCTGGATGGCGCCGGAGATGCCGTTGGCGATGTAGAGCTGCGGGGAGACCGACTTGCCGGTCTGGCCCACCTGGTTGCTGTGCGGGTACCAGCCCGCGTCCACCGCGGCGCGCGAGGCGCCGACGGCCGCGCCGAGGGCGTCGGCCAGGGCCTCGATGACCGAGAAGTTCTCGGCGCCGTTGACCCCGCGGCCGCCGGAGACCACGATCGCGGCCTCGGTCAGCTCGGGGCGGCCGGTGGACTCGCGCGGGGTGCGGGCGACGACCTTGGTGCCGGTGGCCAGCGGGCCGAAGGTCACCTCCAGCGGCTCGACGGTGCCGGCCGCGGGCGCCGCCTCGACGGGCGCGGAGTTGGGCTTGACGGTGATGACCGGGATGCCGCGGCTGACCCGGGAGCGGGTGGTGAAGGCGGCGGCGAACGCCGACTGCGTGGCGACCGGGCCCTGGTCGCCGGCCTCCAGGTCGAT
It encodes the following:
- a CDS encoding DUF6332 family protein, with product MRRGRTRSERDAATVETVYATVTGALLAAGGFVAVISPVLAGAVHGPAAKGCFTAAVIVAAALFCGRVALTLRRFERRNRLGDLADRPRDQPSQPGRTNPDS
- a CDS encoding TetR/AcrR family transcriptional regulator gives rise to the protein MSVIRGARERARIEVTAAIKEEARRQLAAEGAAKLSLRAVARELGMVSSALYRYFPSRDDLLTALIIDAYDAIGSAAEQALAAHEDAAPVDRWTAVCRAARDWAVAHPHEYALIYGSPVPGYSAPQDTVGPASRVGLALVAVARDAQRAGLLGPPQGRPLSRPVRADAGRLAAELAPDLPIAAIAALVAAWAQVFGIVSFEVFGQFNHVVEARAEFFDQAAAALAVQIGLAPPDRIPAPDGGALPVLPAK
- a CDS encoding geranylgeranyl reductase family protein; protein product: MRLNSGDSRTGRAGTETDVSGEQAAQGSGAGDDEDLAVWDVVVIGAGPAGASAAHAAAVTGRKVLLLEKADLPRYKTCGGGIIGPSRDALPPGFELPLRDRVHAVTFSLNGKLTRTKRSRQMLFGLINRPEFDAGLVDAARAAGAEIRTGVTVSRVEQHGPGVPDRRTVAVIVSDSGASGQRDEEIVYARSVVGADGSASRIGAHVGVKLDQVDLGLEAEIPVPASVAEDWAGRVHIDWGPLPGSYGWVFPKGDSLTVGVISARGDGGATKRYLDDFIARLGLAGFEPSVSSGHLTRCRADDSPLSRGRVLVCGDAAGLLEPWTREGISYALRSGRLAGEWAVRIAESHDAVDARRQALNYAFAVKAGLGVEMGVGRSMLALFERRPAMLHAVLTSFPPAWRAFAGITRGKSSLAELVRTHPMARRALETLGRP
- a CDS encoding sensor histidine kinase, producing the protein MTYEEPQGEPRRGRPGVRPLLVPVVGIAVLQVVGSGVAGRHQTHRLALDALGYALLLAGPALLLFRRRVPVAVAAGTAVVTLVYIALGYPYGPIFASLVVAFFSAVAAGHRRAVSVTAGLVFAGYALVGEWLYRWLPPSGDGRLSWAELSGAAAWLLAVLAAAELYRVRREQIARDRRERAEAERRQADEERMRIARELHDVLAHSISLINVQAGVALALIDERPEQARTALTTIKAASKEALGDVRHVLSTLRAPGEAPRSPAPGLDRLPELVGQAAAAGLSVDVTVTGEPVPLPVGTDLAAFRIVQEALTNVVRHSGSRTARVRLAHEPGGIEVRVDDDGPAVAGGESGGGNGLVGMRERAAALGGTVRTGPRPDGGFRVRARLPHGRPGRPDADGHGAAGTAGGAAGGHTGEGDRGTGEGTEGTDRATPAEERP
- a CDS encoding response regulator transcription factor, which gives rise to MIRVLLADDQMLVRAGFRALLDAQGDIEVVGEASDGEQALRLVRELTPDAVLMDIRMPLMDGLAATRRITGEPALAQVKVVILTTFELDEYVFEAIRAGASGFLVKDTEPEELLRAVRAVVDGDALLSPGVTRRLIAEFAARSKEPAAAADLERLTEREREVMALVGIGLSNEEIARRLVVSPLTAKTHVSRAMVKLGARDRAQLVVLAYESGLVRPGWLG
- a CDS encoding dipeptidase, translated to MSLVPLSETVSALIPRARAELAELVSFASVADERQFPRSECEKAADWVAAALRQDGFQDVALLDTPDGTQSVYGFLPGPATAPTVLLYAHYDVQPPLDESAWLSPPFELTERDGRWYGRGAADCKGGLLMHLTALRALAEQGGVPVNIKVIVEGSEEQGTGGLERYAELHPELLAADAVVIGDAGNFRLGLPTVTSSLRGMVLMEVRVATLEGNLHSGQFGGAAPDALAALIRMLSSLRDESGATTIDGLDNTGEWTGLGYEEDDFRRDARVLDGVELVGTGSISDRLWARPAVTVLGIDAPAVVGATPSVQAAAGALVSVRVPPGFDAGKSAEALTAHLRAAAPWGAKVEVTQRGSGQPFAADTESPAYTAMAAAMREAYGEDMAVAGQGGSIPLCNTLATLYPLAEILLIGLSEPDAQIHAVNESVSPQELERLSLTEALFLRRYAASHPASAGA
- a CDS encoding nitroreductase family deazaflavin-dependent oxidoreductase translates to MSEQTQTTHVLKPGWFTVNVANRSVGWLTRHGISVRGSRVLAVRGRKSGQWRTTPVNPLALDGERYLVAPRGHVQWTHNMRAAGGGRLLLGKHVEEFTVTEVADDDKPAILRAYLTHWKMEVGAFFDGVGPDSTQEELRAIAPKHPVFRIHPAEGE